GGGCAAGCTTGATGCCGCAAAAGATCATTACTGGGCATATTACAATCTGCTGCCTGAATCTGATGAAAATGATATTGTTCTGGCCAGACTCGGTGATATTTATCTGCGGCAGGGTGATAAACGCGCAGCCAAAGAGATTTACCAGAAAGCTGTCGATAACTATCCTGATAAAGAGGGTGGACTCATTTCAAAAATGCGCCTCGCTGAGGAGGGCATTTATGATGATCCCAGTATGGCTCAGATGGATAAAGTTTTTGACAGGCCATATAACCTGCGCCCGCAAAAAATTTATACAAGTATTGTTGAAGATCATCCTGACAGCCCCTTGGCTCCGCTTGCCCAGCTCAAGCTGGCAATGTGGTACTACTGGAATAAGAAGTATGGTGAATGCCTTGGAGCTGTTTCAGATTTTATTGATAAATATCCGCGCAGTTCATTGCTGCCAAAAGCCAAGGAGCTGGGACTTAAGGTCTTTGACAGGGCTGTTCCTGAGCTGGTTAAAGATGAGAACTACAGTAAGGTTATCAGTTTCTGGAATTCTTACGGCCTCAAAGGTGATAAGGCTGATGGAATTAATGATGATACCAGAATGGGTGTAGCCCTCAGTTACTGGAAGAAAGGGCAGCCTGATGTTGCTTTGAAACTTGTCGATAGATACCTTCAGGAAAAGCAGGTTCCCAAATATTCGACAATGGCACTGGATATGGCTCTGGGAATTTACGTTGACGACCAGTCGTGGAGTGACGTTGTCTCACTTGTTGATATGGTCGATAAAAATTGGAAAGTCGGGCAGAAACAACAGGCCCAGATGAAATATGCCACAGCTATGGCTTATGAAAATCTCGGCGAGACGGAGCGCAGTACCCCGCTCTGGGCCGGGCTGGCTTCCAATCTGCTTCTACCTTCATCCTCACGGGCATACGCCATGTATTATATGGCCAAGTCGGCGATGAAGAAAAAAGATTTGAAGAAATTGTTTGTCTATTCACAGGAAGCCTTGTCCATGTTGCTGGAGACCGGTGGCGACCGCGAAAAGATTAAAGACAGTATTTTGATGACCATCTATTCGGCGGAAAGTTCAGCTCGTTACCGTGAAGCTCTCAAATGGGCTGCCGAGTATGATAAATACATCCCGGAAAGCGATTCCGAATGGGCTTCGTCAAGATTCCGTCTGGCCCAGCTTTATGAAAAGGCCGGAGCTATCCCTGAGTGGAAAAAACTGATGGAGGAAGTTGCCCAAAAAAGGCCCGATGGACTTTATGGACGTCTTGCAAATTCCGCATTGGAAAGCCATAAAATCGAAAATGAGGCTTCAAAGTTTAAATAGCCACCTAGGTGTGGAGAAGTTCTTTTTTTAATCCGGCTTATGGGATACATAAATTAAAACAATTTAATTTCGTATCCGGATAACACAGGAGTAGAAAGTGGACAGGCAGCCGATTGTAGCAGGACAGTTTTATTCCGACAGCCCTGAAAAGTTGAAATCAGACCTTGAAATTCTCATAGGTAAGGTGCCTGCGGAAAAAGGTCCTGCCGATAAACTCATAATGGTTCCGCACGCAGGATATGTTTTCTCAGGAAGGGCCTGCGGTCAGGTTATTGCGCAATCCAGTCTTGGTCAGACTGTTATTCTGCTGGGACCAAACCATACCGGGGCCGGTGATCCGCTTTCCGTGTGGCCGGCTGATGAAAAATGGCTGTTTCCCGGTGGAAGCCTTGAAATTGATGAAGACATCGCCTCGGCTCTTGTTGAGAGTGGAAGTGGTTTCAGCTTTGATCGAGCAGCCCATCTGCGTGAACATTCTCTTGAAGTGGTGCTTCCTTTTCTGCATCACATGAAACCGGATATTAAAATTGTTCCTGTGTGTGTTTCTGAAAATAATATTGAAAACCTGCACACTGCCGGGGATGCTCTGGCTGAAGTTGTTGCGAACAGCTCGGTGCCGGTAACTATACTGGTCAGTTCAGATATGAGTCATTATATTTCGGCCGAAGAAGCCAAAATGAAGGACAGCATGGCTCTTGAAAAGATTGTCAGGATTGACCCTGCCGGGCTTTATTCCATTGTCCAGTCCAATGATATTTCCATGTGCGGCGTGCTGCCGATGACAATGGCTCTCTTTGCCGCACGCAGTGCCGGAGCATTAAACGGCAGACTTATTTCCTATACCAACTCCGGTAATGTCACCGGAGATAACAGTCAGGTTGTGGCTTATGCCGGGGTAATTATATCTTGATTGTGTTTTAAATTGTGCCTCGGTAAGTTTTTGTTCAAGCTGCTTTGGTAGCAGTTGTGAAGACATAATAAATTCCCTGAGATCTATTTCGGGGAATTTGTTTTATTTTTACTGCCTTTGCCAAGGTTGCCAACATGCCTTTCGAGGATTATCTACAAGCCAGTCGATTAAATAAAAATACCGCTTTTTATCGGTTTAGACGCGGATATGTCCGTTTCATTCCGTTTAAGTGGAGCCATTTCGTTTATAGTCATAAATTTAAAGGATCTGATATATGTACGCCATAGGAATTGATACCGGGGGAACTTACACTGACTCTGTTATTGTAAATGCTGAAAGCGGTGAGATTATAGCCAGCGCCAAGTCTCCTACGACCCATTATAAGCTGAGTGTAGGTCTTGAAAAGTCTTTGACAGCAGTTATGGAAAAAAGCGGAATAGATCCTTCCGAGGTCGGCACTGTTTCCGTTTCCACAACTCTTGCTACAAATGCCATTGTTGAGGATAAAGGTGCCAGAGTAGGGCTTTTCATGATTGGCCCGGTAAAAGCTGTAAGACTTCCTGTTGTTACCGTAAACTACATCACCGGAGGACATAAATTTTCCGGAGCCGAAGATGATCCTCTTGATGTGGAAAAGCTGGTTGACGGTATTAACGCTATGCGTGGATATGTGGACGCCTATGCTGTTTGTGCTGCCATGAGTTTTAAGAATCCGGCCCATGAACTTGTTGCTGCCAAAGCCATAAGTCTTGCTGATCCCGGTAAAGCTGTTTTCTGCTCCCATGAGATCAGCACAAAAGCCGGACAGGCTGAACGCGCAGCCACTGCGGTCCTTAATGCCAGACTTATGCCGGTTATGAAAAAATTTCTGGAAGGAGTAAGCTCCGCTCTTATCCGTTGCCATCTCGGAGGCTCAGTTGTTGTTATCAGAGGTAACGCAACCCCCATGAGCATGGAAGATGCCGTCAGCCGTGCTGCTGAAACTTTTGCAAGCGGTCCTGCTTCAACCG
The nucleotide sequence above comes from Maridesulfovibrio bastinii DSM 16055. Encoded proteins:
- the amrB gene encoding AmmeMemoRadiSam system protein B — translated: MDRQPIVAGQFYSDSPEKLKSDLEILIGKVPAEKGPADKLIMVPHAGYVFSGRACGQVIAQSSLGQTVILLGPNHTGAGDPLSVWPADEKWLFPGGSLEIDEDIASALVESGSGFSFDRAAHLREHSLEVVLPFLHHMKPDIKIVPVCVSENNIENLHTAGDALAEVVANSSVPVTILVSSDMSHYISAEEAKMKDSMALEKIVRIDPAGLYSIVQSNDISMCGVLPMTMALFAARSAGALNGRLISYTNSGNVTGDNSQVVAYAGVIIS